The Xiphophorus maculatus strain JP 163 A chromosome 7, X_maculatus-5.0-male, whole genome shotgun sequence region GTGACATCATTCCCCAGTGAAGATAAATGAAAAGCAGCATGGAAGAAGATTTGGGTAAAATAAGACAGACAACAGGGTAAGATATGAGAAGGAGCAGAACTAAAAGCAATAGTTACTTGTTGCAGGAATTCACCAAGTAACACTTAGAAAGACCATTAGGACACATTCTCTGAGAGGCTAAGAAGAAAAAGGTGCCTGGTCATATAGCATTTTTCTGTAGAAATACAGGTTccacagaggaaaacagaaggaTTGTAGGGGAGGGGGAAGTTGTAGTGTGTACCCTGTGATGGTCCAACTGCTTCAGCAGGGGAATCCATCTGTAGCTCTTCTTCAGCAGCCTTGGAAAGGACCCAGGCAGGGTTCACAAGATCCTCAGAGCCAGGAACTACATCTGTAGCATCAGTAATTTCTGCCACAGGCTCCAGCACCACCTCTGCTTCAGGCCCTGGCATGGACTCTGCAGGGTCCGGTTCTGAAGGAGTTGCTTCTGCCACAGGCTCAGGGACTGCTTTTGCCACGGGCTCCAGGGATGCTTGAAGGTCTGCAGTTAGAGTTTCAGGGACCCCACCTGACACAGTTGTCAGTGTCACTTCCATTGCAAGTTTTGGAGATGGCTCTGTGGGAGCTGCTTCCACCACAGGCTCCAGGGATGCCTCCTCGGGGGCTGCTTCCACCACATGTTCCAGTGAGACCTCCACAGGAGCCACTTTCACCACAGGCTCCAGTGACACCTCCTCGGGGGGTGCTTCTGTCAAAGGCTCCAGTAATGCCTCCGCATGAGCCCCTTCCACCACAGACTTTAGTGACCCTTCTGCAGGAAGTGTTTCTTCCACAGGCTCCATGGATCCCTTATTTGGCACAGCTTCATGAACTAGGTTCAGGGCCCCATCTACCAGCACAAATGGATCAGGAGCCGATTCTACAGAGGCAGGAGCAGGATGCATAGGGTCTTGTGGCACATCAGCTGCAGGCTCAGCAGCCACTTTGGAGGCCTCTAAAATTAGTGCATCTTCTCCTGGAAAATCTTCAGGAAAAACTTCAACAATAGATTCAGCAGTTGTTATTTTGGAGGGTACTTTTTTAACAAAGGATGTTGTCACTGGTTGAATTGTTATGTCATAAGTGGTTGCAATAGTTTCAGCTGAAGCAGCAGGGGACATGCGCTTTGTTGCTACAGAAGCTATGGCTTCCTGTGCAGCTTCAGTTACTGCAGAGGCAGTTGGAGAAACTTCTTTCTTAGGGAAGTTGCATGGCTTGTGTTGAACAAGTTTTTCTATGTCGAAGTATGTTTTAGGCTTGTTTTTGTCTAGAATGAGGGACGTTGagcaaacaaaatacattattttttgcATATGATTGGTCATCAAAACGTCTAATACAAGTAtggaatgtaaaaaatattatactAGCATATGGGAAAGAGaggtttaaagaaaacatagcCCTTTTAGTCTTATAGGATGTATGAATGAATTTGTGCACTGGTCATCATCAAAAAATGTTCAGTGGAAACCACACAAACAGatcaaggaaaaacaaataatatgaACTGTGGCACAATGATCActgacataataataataacacttATAATAACAATAAGTGTTATTAATATACTAATTAAtaacaattaattattattattattattattatcacctTCACTAAAGAAAAATTTCAAAGTCTTTACCAGAATTGAGACATTTCTTCAAGCTAGTACCACAACCTGCTGAGTTGGAGGTATCACAAACAGTGTGGGGCaagttagttttaaaaagtaattaataatagttactttttcaaaaaagtgGCCTCATTTCAGGGTTTCCTCTAGAAAACTTGCTAAACCCAGTGATTGGGGTGCTAAGCCAGTCCACCGtgcttttgtattaaaagatgtgaagttgacaggaaatgtaaaatattactggAATGTCAATACATTGCCAATGAAATGCTATTTAAGCCCACAACTATAGAGtcctaaaaacaataaataaaaaaaatacagttaaaattaaTATCAATTACGTTTAATCCAAATTACTGTATGTCAGCAGCTCCAGAAGGCCCCCAAAGCTTTGAGGGCCCTccataaatgcaaatatttttacacagaccacatttatataaatgttgTAGAagcctaaattcagttttagttcattcagacatttaggataaattatgtttatatttcttataAGAATTTGTTTGTTAGGATAAAAATTATTAATCGTTAAATCTCTAATGCATACAAAtttgttatattaaaatatactaAGACCTTCTAGGAAATTTGCATATCTAATTGCAGTTAAGGATTTAAGGGTGTGGCTAAAGA contains the following coding sequences:
- the LOC111609369 gene encoding tropomyosin-1, isoforms 33/34-like isoform X2, whose translation is MSTSLLRIGHLRCVNKCLQTQSWNILSRAPTALTFSTKSSGSKNSSKKTSKVFPEDFPGEDALILEASKVAAEPAADVPQDPMHPAPASVESAPDPFVLVDGALNLVHEAVPNKGSMEPVEETLPAEGSLKSVVEGAHAEALLEPLTEAPPEEVSLEPVVKVAPVEVSLEHVVEAAPEEASLEPVVEAAPTEPSPKLAMEVTLTTVSGGVPETLTADLQASLEPVAKAVPEPVAEATPSEPDPAESMPGPEAEVVLEPVAEITDATDVVPGSEDLVNPAWVLSKAAEEELQMDSPAEAVGPSQAHMDPVQRLFLDSIREYSTNSQAAGGLVDAGSQYQKVLEEEIAKLQRLYGGGDLTSFPNFKFTEPQWDEVFQK
- the LOC111609369 gene encoding calphotin-like isoform X1, whose translation is MSTSLLRIGHLRCVNKCLQTQSWNILSRAPTALTFSTKSSGSKNSSKKTSKDKNKPKTYFDIEKLVQHKPCNFPKKEVSPTASAVTEAAQEAIASVATKRMSPAASAETIATTYDITIQPVTTSFVKKVPSKITTAESIVEVFPEDFPGEDALILEASKVAAEPAADVPQDPMHPAPASVESAPDPFVLVDGALNLVHEAVPNKGSMEPVEETLPAEGSLKSVVEGAHAEALLEPLTEAPPEEVSLEPVVKVAPVEVSLEHVVEAAPEEASLEPVVEAAPTEPSPKLAMEVTLTTVSGGVPETLTADLQASLEPVAKAVPEPVAEATPSEPDPAESMPGPEAEVVLEPVAEITDATDVVPGSEDLVNPAWVLSKAAEEELQMDSPAEAVGPSQAHMDPVQRLFLDSIREYSTNSQAAGGLVDAGSQYQKVLEEEIAKLQRLYGGGDLTSFPNFKFTEPQWDEVFQK